One Archangium violaceum genomic window, TGCCGTGGCGGAGGGTGAGGGAAACCACCCTGCTGAGATTGATGATGAGCAGGTGGTTGTCGCTGAAGTAGGCCGGACCGAAGAGCATGGCAAGGACGCTCATCACCAGCTTCATGTCCGGATCGGTCATGGGTGGCAGGTCGATGAGGCTCTCGATGGAACGATTTCCCAGCAGCGCCCACACCTCCTCATGGGCGGCCATCGCCTCCTCCCAGGTGGGGTGCCGCGAGAGCGGCATGCCTAACACGTTGAGGCATTTCAGCAGGCAGGTGAGGGCCCCCTGGATGTCGCCCGTGACGAGACCGATGTCACTCCTCAGGCAGTAGGCGGCCACGGTGTCCGCGCGGGTCCGCGCCCGGGAGATGAGCTCTTCTATCAGTTGGTGCGCATCGGCGATGTTCCTGCTCAAGTGCGCGCACTTCGCTCGCGCGAACAGCACCTTGAAGGTCAGCTCGTAGTCCGTTTCCCAGGGGTCTCCAGGAATGAGCGCGAAGGCCGTCGTGAAGTAGGTGATGGCGGGGCCGAGCGCCACCGCGCTCTCCGCTTTCCGCCCTGCCTCGGCGTTCAATCGCGCGAGGTGGTGGCGCTCCGAGGGCTCCTCGAGCAGGTCCGCACCCACGTTGAGCTGGCTCACCACGTCGAAGAGCGACTCGCGCACTTCCTCCTGCGACAGGCTCTTCAGCAGCAACCGGCCGATGCGCAGGTGGACGGCCTTGCGCTCGGCCTCGGAGAGGAGGGAATGGGCCGCCTGTTGGATGCGGTCGTGAAGGAAGCGGTACTGCTCCGGACCTGTGCGCACCAACATGCCTTCCAGGAGCGCGGGCTCGAGCTCCTGCTCCACCACCTCCACCTCGGTCTGGGAGAGGGTACCCAACAGCTGGAGGGAGAAGGCATTGCCCGCGCACGCCGCCAGCCGCAGCTGGTGCTGTGTGCCAGGAGGGAGCTGGAGCAGCCTCCCCACCATGAAGTCGACGATGTTCTCCGAGTACCCCCGGGCCTGCACGCCTTCGACATCCCACCGCCAGCCTCCGCCGGGCATGCGCACCAGCAGGCCATCCTGGTGGAGTGTCACCAGGAACTGCAGCAGGAAGAAGGGATTGCCACCCGTCTTTTCGTGCACCAGCGCCGCGAGGGGAACGACCACCTCCCTGTCCGCGACCGGCAGCGTATCGTCCACCAACTGCTCCAACTGCGCCACGCTCAGTGGCTCCAGGCGGAGCTCCGTCATCCGCGCGCCTGCCTTGCGCACCTCCTCCAGCACCGATATCAACGGGTGCGAGGGGCTCACCTCGTTATCCCGGTAGGCACCCATCCACAGCACCGGTGGGCTCTCCGGCTGTAGGAGTAATTGTTCGAGCAACCGCAGGCTGGCCAGGTCCGCCCACTGCAGATCATCCAGGAACACCACCAGCGGATGCTCCTTCGTGGCGAACACGGACGTGAACTGGCGGACCACCCGGTAGAAACGGTTCTGCGCCTCGCTGGGGGGCACCTCCTGGAGCGCGGGCTGCGGGCCCACCAGCACTTCCAACTGGGGCACCAGGTCCACGAGCAGCTGGCCCTGCCCCTCCCAGGCCTGGTTCACCCGCTCACGCCACCGCGCGAGCTCCTCGTCACTCCCCGCGAGCAGTTGCTGCACCAGTCCGCGGAGGGCCTGCGCCAGTGCCGTGTACGGAATGTCCCGCTGGAACTGGTCGAACTTGCCGCTCAGGAAGAAGCCGCGCCGTTGCACCACGGGCTTGTGCAACTCGTGCACCACCGAGGACTTGCCAATCCCCGAGTATCCGCTGACCAGGAACAGCTCCGGCCTGCCCGTGCGCGCCACGCGCTCGAAGCCCTCGAGCAGGGCGGACACCTGCGCTTCACGCCCGTAGAGTCGTTGCGGCAGTTGGAATCGGTTGGGCGTGTCCTGCGTGCCCAGCGAGAACACCTCCTGTTCGTTCCGGCTCAGCGCCTGGCGGCAGCGCTCCAGGTCCGCCAGGAGTCCCTCGGCGCTCTGGTAGCGATCCTCGGCCACCTTCGCCAGCAGCTTGAGCACGAGGGCGGAGAGGGCCAGCGGCACCCGAGGGTTCAGCTCGTGCGGTGGCCGTGGCGTCCGCGTCATGTGCGCGTGGAACCACGCGAGCGCATCGTTCGCCTGGAAGGGGCGCTGCCCGGTCAACAGCTCGTAGAACGTCACGCCCAACGAGTAGAAGTCCGTACGGTAGTCCACCGTGCGGTTCATGCGCCCCGTCTGCTCCGGAGACATGTAGGCCAGCGTCCCCTCGATCAAGTTCGTCGGGGCCGCATCCAGGTGCTCCACCTGCTGCAACGTGGCCACGCCGAAGTCGATGAGCCGCGGCTCACCCGAGGGCTCCACGATGATGTTGGAGGGTTTGATGTCCTTGTGGATGACGTTGCGGCAGTGGACCTCGCCCAGGGTGGAGACCAGCGAGAAGGCCAGACCCAGGAACCGGGAGACCTCCATCGGCTGGCCCGTGGCCTCGGACAAGGTCTCGCCTTGCACCCGCTCCAGCAGCAGCAGGGGCCTGTCGCGAAGCCGCTCACAGGCGTAGGGCGTGGCCACCCCGCGCACGTTTCGCAGTCGTTGCAGGATGGCGAACTCCCGCCGGTACCTCTCGCTCTCGCTGGGGCCGGGCGAGGGAGTCATCGGCGTCTTGATGATGACGGGGAGGCCATCGGCCTCGCGCACGGCCTGGAACAGCGCGTTCGAGCCCGTCGCTCGGATGGTTCCAACAACCCTGTAGCCCGGGATGTTCAACATGAGGAGTGTCCTTGTCGAGGAGTGTCCTTGTCGGCGAGAAGCGGTCTCCACGACATCGCCGCGCCAGATCGCGGGAGCGTATCCGTTCGGGGGTGGGCGCGCTTCGATCGGGAAAGGACACCCGTGACGTGCCCCCGGAGCGCTGCCGAGGAAACATGCCATCGGAGTGCCGCCTGGAGATGCTGGCTGTCCTGCCAGGTTCTCAGCGAGTAAAGGGACCGCCAGGACACGCAAACCCATCCCGGGTCATGCCACGCGTGTAGATGGCACGGGGCACCCCTCTCCCGTGGGAATGACTCAGGGTATGGATTCCCCGTGCTGGCGCAACCACCCGGTGATTTCCTCCAGGGGGTGACGTTCGGCCGGAGCTCGTGCGGCGAAGAGCTCCCGGGCCTGCCGGGCCAGGAGGATGGCGCGACGGGTATCACCCCCGCTCTCGGTGAGCGCCCGGGCGAGCGCGAAACGCGCGTGGGCCGCCTCGACCCGGCCCGGGTTGCCCTTCGTGCGCTCCCAGAGGGCCACTGCCCGCTCCAGCGGACCGAGCGCCGCACGGGGCTCCTTCATCGCCAGCAGTGCGCGTCCCTGTCCCGTCAAGGCACGGCCGACGTCCGGGTGCTCAGGACCCAAGGCCCGCTCGAGGTCCCCGAGCGCGCTCCGGTAGACCTCGAGCGCCTCGGAAGGGCGGCCGAGCGCCACCAGCGTCGCGGCCAGCTCCTGGTTGAGCATCCCCCACTGCGGATCATGCTCGGGCAGGCTCCGCTGCCGGATGCGGAGCGAGCGGCGCAGCACCTCCAGCGCTTCGCCGGGCCGTCCCGCCTCGCGCAGGGCGCCCCCGAACATCTGCAGGCAGGTGGCCACGTCCGGGTGCTCGGGACCCACCAGCTTCTCCCAGAGGGCCAGCGAGCGCCGGTGAGCCTTCAAGGCCTCCTCGTGGCGGCCCAGGTTGCCTTTCTGGATTCCCACATACGTCAGCGCAACGGCCACGGTGTGACTCTCCGCGCCGTACACGCTCTCGAAAATCTCCAGCGCACGCTGGTGGAACGCGAGGGCTTCCTCGCTCCGGCCCAGCTCGGCCTCGGCGGACCCGAGGGACTGAAGCGCGTACGCCACGTCGGGATGATGGGGGCCCAGCGCCGCTTCCAGGTTGGCGAGCGCGCTCCGGGACAGCGCCACGGCCTCTTCGTAGCGGCCGAGCTGACCGAGAATCCCGGCCATGTCGGTGAGGGAGGTGCCGATGTCCGGGTGATGGGACGGGAGGAATCGCCGGCGGAGCTCAAGCGCCTTCTGGTAGCGCTCGAGCGTCTCCTCGAAACGTCCATCCACGAAGGCGAGCTCCCCTTCGTAGGTGAGCCGGCGAGCGGTGAGCTCCGGATCTCCGCCGAAGCGCTCACCGGCCGCCTCCGCGTGGCGCAGCAGCAGGCGGGCACGGGCGGTGTCGCGCTCGGCGCCCTTGCCCACGATGAAGGCCAGCAACGTCCAGGCCCGGGCCGCCTCCCGGTCGTGTCCTCCGGCCAGCGCCGCCAGCACGGCCTGGGTGAGCGTCTCCTCGGCGCGCGGGAAGTCGCCCAGGTTGCCCTGGCCCACCCCGAG contains:
- a CDS encoding trifunctional serine/threonine-protein kinase/ATP-binding protein/sensor histidine kinase, which encodes MLNIPGYRVVGTIRATGSNALFQAVREADGLPVIIKTPMTPSPGPSESERYRREFAILQRLRNVRGVATPYACERLRDRPLLLLERVQGETLSEATGQPMEVSRFLGLAFSLVSTLGEVHCRNVIHKDIKPSNIIVEPSGEPRLIDFGVATLQQVEHLDAAPTNLIEGTLAYMSPEQTGRMNRTVDYRTDFYSLGVTFYELLTGQRPFQANDALAWFHAHMTRTPRPPHELNPRVPLALSALVLKLLAKVAEDRYQSAEGLLADLERCRQALSRNEQEVFSLGTQDTPNRFQLPQRLYGREAQVSALLEGFERVARTGRPELFLVSGYSGIGKSSVVHELHKPVVQRRGFFLSGKFDQFQRDIPYTALAQALRGLVQQLLAGSDEELARWRERVNQAWEGQGQLLVDLVPQLEVLVGPQPALQEVPPSEAQNRFYRVVRQFTSVFATKEHPLVVFLDDLQWADLASLRLLEQLLLQPESPPVLWMGAYRDNEVSPSHPLISVLEEVRKAGARMTELRLEPLSVAQLEQLVDDTLPVADREVVVPLAALVHEKTGGNPFFLLQFLVTLHQDGLLVRMPGGGWRWDVEGVQARGYSENIVDFMVGRLLQLPPGTQHQLRLAACAGNAFSLQLLGTLSQTEVEVVEQELEPALLEGMLVRTGPEQYRFLHDRIQQAAHSLLSEAERKAVHLRIGRLLLKSLSQEEVRESLFDVVSQLNVGADLLEEPSERHHLARLNAEAGRKAESAVALGPAITYFTTAFALIPGDPWETDYELTFKVLFARAKCAHLSRNIADAHQLIEELISRARTRADTVAAYCLRSDIGLVTGDIQGALTCLLKCLNVLGMPLSRHPTWEEAMAAHEEVWALLGNRSIESLIDLPPMTDPDMKLVMSVLAMLFGPAYFSDNHLLIINLSRVVSLTLRHGITEAALVGICWFGVTTGAFFKRYREGEALGMLACEFVDRYNLSDRRSRVVYGLLVSCYWARPLPAVHEITLRCFQHALQEGDLLNAGFLCSTLIQNRLAMGNNLEEVYLESVAHGEFLSRTGILDPMDMLLCCQAYVQQMRGHSLAFSTLSRDGFDTRAFEARLTPDRMALMRCIYWIIKLQSCFMCGAHEEAREAADTAAELVWSMIGGIFLREYGLYRALTLAACFEKATPREQQRLLEDIRRHQQQLAEWAENCPENFHAHERLVSAELARLEGRPDEATRAYEEAIRSARENGATHYMGLACELAANYWHTRQAPIVAHAFAREAHAAYKQWGALGKVQHLESQWPHLAFSESPKDAQTTSSTNSTRIDALTIVKAQQAVSSEIVLEKLVTTLLGAAIENAGAQRGALLLPDGETLSVAAISDASPDGELPWTLLAYVRRTREHVLIGDASKPHPFSSDEYLKRGGSRSVLCLPLLRQEQFSGALYLENNLATNAFSPARLALLGHIASQAAISIENARLYADVQRARMELRQANDALEQRVEERTRELQQAQARLVDTAREVGMAEIASNVLHNVGNVLTSAVINLEMMRKAVGSSRVGRLKQASALLLENREGLADFLTKDPRGSRLPDYLSAVADEMMREQMRLMEDMDAMGQHVEHIRAIVQVQQTYARTSLMTEECDLARLIDDALRIQLPALQRHGVTVHRTLSPVPRVHVDKHKVLQILINLISNAKHALDGVPEGKRNMWVRLAAEGGMARIQVVDDGVGFAPEMKGKLFAHGFTTRKDGHGFGLHSSALAAQLLSGSLMLESEGPGKGAVATLELPFTEACRARQGAHLTGSETG